CTTCGACCGAAGATAAAGGACGTACATGGGCTTACCGTGGAACACTTAATCTTGACTTTGAAAACGGTCATAATACGTTCTGGGCTCCTGATATTGTTTTCCATAAAGGGAAATATCACTTATTTGTTTCTTATATCCGGGGTGTATATAACCATTGGGCAGGAAAGCCACGAATGGTACATTATACCAGCAAAGATCTGTGGAACTGGAAGTTTGAAGGTTTTCCTGTATTGCCATTTGATAACGTAATAAATCCGACTCTTTTCCAAATGCCCGACGGCAACTGGCGGATGTGGTATAAAGGTCCCAATAGTCTTACTTATATGGCTGAGAGCAGAGATTTAAAGAAGTGGCATTCACCATCAAAGGAGCCGGTGATTAAAGGGAATCCACATGAAGGAGAAAAAGTTTTCCGATTCGTAGGATCCTATTGGATGCTTACTGATGAATGGTCGGGCATGAGGATATATAAATCTGCGGATCTTGAACATTGGGAGAAACAAGGAAAAATACTTGATAAAGCCGGGAAGAGGCCAGATGATACACCTACCGGCGCTCATGGCGACGTGGTTGTAGTGGGCAATAAGGCGTATGTGTTTTATTTTACGCATCCTGGCAGAAAGGCGCATTCAGCAGCAGATATTCGTCCGGATGGGGTGCTTCCCTACGAGTTTCGACGCTCATCCATACAAGTAGCCGAACTCGTATTAAAAGATGGTACTCTTACCTGTTTAAGAGATGAGCCTTTTGATTTTGAAATGACGCCGCCGACGGAGAGAGATATAAAATGAAGTACATCGCTGGATTGGTAAGGTCTGAAAATTAGACTTAGCTGATGTGGATTGTGGCTCTGATGATTACCAGAACAAGTTAAACGACAATTATATAATGAAAAAGACGTATTTATTTCTGCTTTTTGTGCTGCTAAGCCAGATTGGTGTAAACGGACAGAGCCCTCAGTGGCAAATAGTGAAGGGAAAGATCACTTCTCCATGGAGTGAAAATGTAAATCCATCGCGGGTATTACCCGAATATCCCCGTCCACAAATGGTGAGGGAAAACTGGGCAAACTTAAATGGACTGTGGAACTATTCTATATTGCCTAAAGATGGCGCTAAACCATCGGCTTACCAGGGTAAGATATTAGTACCCTTTGCTGTAGAATCGGCACTCTCGGGTGTGGGAAAACGGGTTGGAAAGGATAGTATTCTTTGGTATAACACTTCTGTAAGTATACCATCAGCTATGAAAGGGAAAAGGGTGCTTTTGCATTTCGGTGGTGTTGACTGGGAAACTGAGGTTTATGTGAATGGCAAGAAGGTGGGAATGCATCAGGGCGGTAATGATCCCTTTTCATTCGATATCACTTCGAGTTTAAAAAAGAGTGGAAAACAAGAGATTTCGGTACGGGTATGGGATCCTACGGATGAAGGTCCTCAACCACGAGGCAAACAGGTTAGGCGGCCCGAAGGAATCTGGTATACTCCCGTTACTGGTATCTGGCAGACTGTTTGGCTGGAAGCGGTTGCTCAAACTTATATAAGTGGCACAAAGCAAACACCAGACATCGATAAAAAAGCGCTGATCGTTAGTGCTTCTGTTGAAAATGCTGTTAAAGGCGATAAGGTGAAGATCTCTGCCTGGGATGGTAAATCGAAAGTGGCAGAAACAACGGTTGATGCGGGAACTGAAACCGCTCTTAATATAGCGAATCCCAAACTATGGTCGCCAGACAGCCCTTTCTTATATGACCTCCGTTTGTCAGTGATCAGGAATGGTAAGACGATAGATGAGGTGAAAAGTTATTTTGCGATGCGGAAGTCCTCTATGGGTAAGGATGCAAACGGCATACAAAGAATGCTGCTGAATAATGAGTTCGTATTCCAATATGGGCCTCTTGATCAGGGCTGGTGGCCCGACGGGCTTTACACTGCTCCAACGGATGAGGCCTTGAAGTTTGATATAGAGAAGACTAAAGAAATGGGCTTCAATATGATCAGAAAACATATTAAGGTGGAACCGGCACGCTGGTATTATTACTGCGACGTTATGGGATTGCTGGTTTGGCAGGATATGCCAAGCGGCGACCTGGGTAATCACTGGGAGATGAGGCCGGGCGTGTTTGGTCGCGCAACAGATAAGAACCGCAGTCCTGAATCGGAAGGATATTACAGAAAAGAGTGGAATGCTATTATGGATGCTCTTCACAATTATCCTTCAATTGTAGTCTGGACTCCTTTCAACGAGGCCTGGGGGCAGTTTAAAACCGAAGAGATTGTGGAATGGACGATGAAAAAAGACCCTTCTCGTTTAATAAATACGGCAAGCGGTGGTAATTTCCATCCTGTAGGGCATATCATCGACCTGCACAACTATCCTGAACCATTAATGCCGGATCCACGTACCTACGGTGCTGAAAGGGCGCTTGTGCTAGGCGAGTTTGGAGGTCTTGGACTGCCGGTAGATGGTCATGTATGGCAGCAGAAAGACAACTGGGGATATCAGAGCTTTAAAAGTGCGGATGCGCTTTTTGAAAGATATTCTTCTTTCATGAATTCGCTTGAGGGGTTAATCAAAGCGGGACTTTCTGCTGCTGTGTACACGCAGACAACAGATGTTGAAGTTGAAAC
The window above is part of the Arcticibacter tournemirensis genome. Proteins encoded here:
- a CDS encoding glycoside hydrolase family 2 protein gives rise to the protein MKKTYLFLLFVLLSQIGVNGQSPQWQIVKGKITSPWSENVNPSRVLPEYPRPQMVRENWANLNGLWNYSILPKDGAKPSAYQGKILVPFAVESALSGVGKRVGKDSILWYNTSVSIPSAMKGKRVLLHFGGVDWETEVYVNGKKVGMHQGGNDPFSFDITSSLKKSGKQEISVRVWDPTDEGPQPRGKQVRRPEGIWYTPVTGIWQTVWLEAVAQTYISGTKQTPDIDKKALIVSASVENAVKGDKVKISAWDGKSKVAETTVDAGTETALNIANPKLWSPDSPFLYDLRLSVIRNGKTIDEVKSYFAMRKSSMGKDANGIQRMLLNNEFVFQYGPLDQGWWPDGLYTAPTDEALKFDIEKTKEMGFNMIRKHIKVEPARWYYYCDVMGLLVWQDMPSGDLGNHWEMRPGVFGRATDKNRSPESEGYYRKEWNAIMDALHNYPSIVVWTPFNEAWGQFKTEEIVEWTMKKDPSRLINTASGGNFHPVGHIIDLHNYPEPLMPDPRTYGAERALVLGEFGGLGLPVDGHVWQQKDNWGYQSFKSADALFERYSSFMNSLEGLIKAGLSAAVYTQTTDVEVETNGLMTYDRKVIKVPEAKLKQVHQKLYNKSLVKLP
- a CDS encoding glycosyl hydrolase; amino-acid sequence: MKLNLFYLVFIVTTSCFFSLQAQERDNMHAAPAPLFRDPVTDGAADPVVFWNHKEKAWWMLYTQRRANSETADVAYCYGNAIGIASTEDKGRTWAYRGTLNLDFENGHNTFWAPDIVFHKGKYHLFVSYIRGVYNHWAGKPRMVHYTSKDLWNWKFEGFPVLPFDNVINPTLFQMPDGNWRMWYKGPNSLTYMAESRDLKKWHSPSKEPVIKGNPHEGEKVFRFVGSYWMLTDEWSGMRIYKSADLEHWEKQGKILDKAGKRPDDTPTGAHGDVVVVGNKAYVFYFTHPGRKAHSAADIRPDGVLPYEFRRSSIQVAELVLKDGTLTCLRDEPFDFEMTPPTERDIK